A window of the Gemmatimonadota bacterium genome harbors these coding sequences:
- a CDS encoding Smr/MutS family protein: MSFQAHALEVLEFARLLDHVAGHASSTPGAARIRALRPLRVGGTHLDRADALDALRQEHMRVAAMRALVTSEGGWRSEAVPDLTEALARLRVPGTSWNGRELRSAIVLLQSSRRTQAALQDESKHPAARAPLARYAAALIARPAIEQRLEQVLTEDGDLKDDASPALRRIRREMRGAEGELVRLLERLMSRLEDHHRVDDASVTLRNGRYVIPVRREGRVVIGGIVHDSSHSGQTLFVEPPAAVEAGNRIRELEAEEMAECERILLELTETLRPERPALLDALEALIALDALYGRARYALAAKCHDAELVAAVDGFSVVEGRHPLLLAQGIAVVPFTLAMAPDERTLLVSGPNTGGKTVLLKALALCALMVQSGIPAPVGPETRLPCFDDVFADIGDEQSLEASLSTFSAHLKHLTAIIEQASSDALVLIDELGSGTDPLEGAALGGAILEALTRRGTTTIATTHLGALKELASEVPGVVNASLQFDAERLAPTYRLIKGIPGRSYGLAIAQRLNMPAAVLQRAEERVPRMERDLSALLADVERRAAALGTREREVAEQQDDLQYRAAKLAERERVLKEKERDYEREQRRDTRRYLLEARKEVERTIKELKAAGAASIDATAADARRLLEARAAGEQEALEKLEAAERVAAIAAARERADAADASTADARGVALAVGDAVALGTLGGKIGKLLDVRGNDAVVAVGAMKLTVPFDTLRRMSARHLKDDRVEVAIIDVPDVEVRTEVDVRGMRVHEVDDAVLQALDAAIRADLQSLRIIHGKGTGALRERVNQMLKREKRVKQFRLGAWNEGGAGVTVAEFT, encoded by the coding sequence GTGAGCTTCCAGGCGCACGCCCTCGAGGTCCTCGAGTTCGCGCGGCTCCTGGATCATGTGGCCGGTCACGCGTCGAGCACTCCGGGCGCAGCGCGCATCCGCGCGCTGCGCCCGTTGCGCGTGGGCGGGACCCATCTCGACCGCGCCGACGCGCTCGACGCCCTGCGCCAGGAACACATGCGCGTCGCAGCGATGCGCGCGCTGGTCACGAGCGAGGGCGGTTGGCGGTCGGAGGCGGTGCCCGACCTCACCGAGGCGCTCGCGCGCCTCCGGGTCCCGGGCACGTCCTGGAACGGCCGGGAGCTCCGGAGCGCGATCGTGCTCCTCCAGTCGTCGCGGCGGACGCAGGCGGCGCTGCAGGACGAGTCGAAGCATCCGGCGGCGCGCGCACCGCTCGCGCGCTACGCCGCGGCGTTGATCGCCCGCCCGGCGATCGAGCAGCGCCTGGAGCAGGTCCTCACCGAGGACGGCGACCTCAAGGACGACGCCTCGCCGGCGCTGCGCCGGATCCGGCGCGAGATGCGCGGCGCCGAAGGCGAGTTGGTCCGCCTCCTCGAGCGCCTCATGTCGCGCCTCGAGGACCACCACCGCGTGGACGACGCGTCGGTCACGCTCCGCAACGGCCGCTACGTGATCCCGGTGCGACGTGAGGGACGCGTGGTGATCGGCGGGATCGTGCATGACAGCTCGCACTCGGGCCAGACGCTCTTCGTCGAGCCGCCCGCGGCGGTGGAGGCGGGCAACCGCATCCGCGAGCTCGAGGCCGAGGAGATGGCGGAGTGCGAGCGGATCCTCCTCGAGCTCACCGAGACGCTGCGGCCCGAACGTCCGGCGCTGCTCGACGCGCTCGAGGCGCTCATCGCGCTCGATGCGCTCTACGGGCGCGCGCGGTATGCGCTGGCGGCGAAGTGCCACGACGCGGAGCTGGTCGCCGCGGTGGACGGCTTCTCGGTGGTCGAGGGCCGCCACCCGTTGCTGCTCGCGCAGGGCATCGCCGTGGTGCCGTTCACGCTCGCGATGGCCCCGGACGAGCGGACCCTGCTCGTCTCGGGACCGAACACCGGTGGCAAGACGGTGCTGCTCAAGGCGCTCGCGCTCTGCGCGCTCATGGTGCAGAGCGGCATCCCCGCGCCGGTGGGACCGGAGACGCGGTTGCCGTGCTTCGACGACGTCTTCGCCGACATCGGCGACGAGCAGTCGCTGGAGGCCTCGCTCTCCACCTTCAGCGCCCACCTGAAGCACCTCACGGCGATCATCGAGCAGGCCTCGTCCGACGCGCTCGTGCTGATCGACGAGCTCGGGTCGGGCACCGACCCGCTCGAAGGGGCCGCCCTCGGCGGGGCGATCCTCGAGGCCCTCACGCGGCGCGGCACGACGACGATCGCGACGACGCACCTGGGCGCGCTCAAGGAGCTCGCGAGCGAGGTGCCGGGCGTGGTGAACGCCTCGCTCCAGTTCGACGCCGAGCGTCTCGCGCCGACGTACCGCCTCATCAAGGGGATCCCCGGGCGCTCGTACGGTCTCGCCATCGCGCAGCGGCTCAACATGCCGGCGGCGGTGCTGCAGCGCGCCGAGGAGCGGGTGCCGCGGATGGAGCGCGACCTGAGCGCGTTGCTCGCCGACGTCGAGCGGCGCGCGGCCGCGCTCGGCACGCGCGAGCGGGAGGTCGCCGAGCAGCAGGACGACCTGCAGTATCGCGCGGCGAAGCTCGCCGAACGTGAGCGGGTGCTCAAGGAGAAGGAGCGCGACTACGAGCGCGAACAGCGGCGCGATACCCGCCGCTACCTGCTCGAGGCGCGGAAGGAGGTCGAGCGCACGATCAAGGAACTCAAGGCGGCCGGGGCCGCCTCGATCGACGCGACGGCGGCGGACGCGCGACGGCTCCTCGAGGCGCGGGCAGCGGGTGAGCAGGAGGCGCTGGAGAAGCTCGAGGCGGCCGAGCGGGTCGCGGCGATCGCCGCCGCGCGGGAGCGCGCCGATGCCGCGGACGCGTCGACCGCCGATGCGCGCGGCGTCGCGCTCGCGGTGGGCGATGCGGTCGCGCTCGGCACGCTCGGCGGCAAGATCGGCAAGCTGCTCGACGTGCGCGGCAACGACGCCGTGGTCGCGGTCGGCGCGATGAAGCTCACCGTGCCGTTCGACACGCTCCGCCGGATGTCCGCGCGCCACCTGAAGGACGACCGCGTGGAGGTGGCGATCATCGACGTGCCCGACGTCGAGGTCCGCACCGAGGTGGACGTGCGCGGGATGCGCGTGCACGAGGTCGATGATGCGGTCCTGCAGGCGCTCGACGCGGCCATCCGCGCCGACCTCCAGTCGCTGCGCATCATCCATGGCAAGGGGACCGGGGCGCTCCGCGAGCGCGTGAACCAGATGCTCAAGCGCGAGAAGCGCGTGAAGCAGTTCCGGCTCGGCGCCTGGAACGAGGGCGGCGCCGGCGTGACCGTCGCGGAGTTCACATGA
- a CDS encoding DNA primase — MIPDEVVEQVAQQADIVAIISEHVRLKKTGSVWRGPCPFHQGTNANFSVVPGRGYTCFVCGEKGSVFTFVQKRLGMSFVEAVKYVGEKCGVEVKETERKREGPDPREPMWELQATVGEYFSRVLWDAPGGQAARDYLASRDVPRPLAERFGIGFAPRELGAMRAHLNGLGYDDARLLAAGLLVKREENEEPRPRFRDRLMFPIHDASGHLVGFGGRLLGPGEPKYLNSADSEIFNKGKILYHLHQARNPIRRDDRVILVEGYFDALRLVAAGVESVVAPMGTALTEQQAELLGRYARQVFLLYDSDAPGQKATFRAADVLLAKGLEVRVVTLPEGEDPDTFVRKNGRDAVERLLEGAMDVFDRKVQLLERAGWFSDLQHKRRALDRLLPTIRAATDPVTRDLYLARAAQAAGIAREVLLSELHTVRRGSGVRTTTRPAASPAAPSRARGRDGPPDDFAPIEDADGPGMPGHDPLPTGPYKSEVEQGNAEQTLIRVLLTQPIWQDQIIEELGKIEAEEMPEGEGDSDALGEESPGVLRDPIYRAIYEAVMQHGADAAPETIAEVLTPYAVRVYEDLRGEKEAVVDAKKSIADGVRKLRARSVDARIRSLESLLRIASEAEKDRINLAIKRLTDEKRSLGVQSWGSMRGRR; from the coding sequence ATGATCCCCGACGAGGTGGTCGAGCAGGTCGCGCAGCAGGCGGACATCGTCGCGATCATCAGCGAGCATGTGCGCCTGAAGAAGACCGGGTCGGTGTGGCGCGGACCCTGCCCGTTCCACCAGGGGACGAACGCGAACTTCTCGGTCGTGCCCGGGCGCGGGTACACCTGCTTCGTCTGCGGCGAGAAGGGGTCGGTCTTCACCTTCGTGCAGAAGCGCCTCGGGATGAGCTTCGTGGAGGCGGTGAAGTACGTCGGCGAGAAGTGCGGCGTGGAGGTGAAGGAGACCGAGCGCAAGCGCGAGGGGCCGGATCCGCGCGAGCCGATGTGGGAGCTGCAGGCGACGGTCGGCGAGTACTTCTCCCGCGTGCTGTGGGATGCGCCGGGCGGGCAGGCGGCGCGCGACTATCTCGCGAGCCGCGACGTGCCGCGCCCGCTCGCCGAGCGGTTCGGCATCGGCTTCGCGCCGCGCGAGCTGGGCGCGATGCGCGCGCACCTCAACGGCCTCGGCTACGACGACGCGCGGCTCCTCGCGGCCGGGCTCCTGGTGAAGCGCGAGGAGAACGAGGAACCGCGTCCGCGGTTCCGCGACCGGCTGATGTTCCCCATCCACGACGCGAGCGGGCACCTCGTCGGGTTCGGAGGACGCCTGCTCGGGCCGGGCGAGCCGAAGTACCTGAACTCGGCCGACTCCGAGATCTTCAACAAGGGGAAGATCCTCTACCACCTGCACCAGGCGCGGAACCCGATCCGTCGGGACGATCGCGTGATCCTGGTGGAGGGGTACTTCGACGCGCTCCGGCTCGTGGCGGCGGGGGTCGAGAGCGTGGTGGCGCCGATGGGGACCGCGCTCACCGAGCAACAGGCGGAACTGCTCGGGCGATACGCGCGACAGGTGTTCCTGCTCTACGATTCCGACGCGCCCGGACAGAAGGCGACCTTCCGCGCCGCGGACGTGCTGCTGGCGAAGGGGTTGGAGGTGCGCGTGGTGACCCTCCCCGAGGGCGAGGATCCCGACACCTTCGTGCGCAAGAACGGCCGCGACGCGGTGGAGCGGCTGCTCGAAGGGGCGATGGACGTGTTCGACCGGAAGGTGCAGCTGCTCGAGCGCGCCGGCTGGTTCAGCGACCTGCAGCACAAGCGGCGCGCGCTCGACCGGCTGCTGCCGACCATCCGCGCGGCGACCGACCCGGTGACACGCGATCTCTACCTCGCGCGCGCGGCGCAGGCGGCCGGCATCGCGCGCGAGGTGCTGCTGAGCGAGCTGCACACGGTCCGGCGGGGCAGCGGCGTGCGGACGACCACGCGGCCCGCCGCGTCGCCGGCGGCTCCGTCGCGCGCGCGCGGTCGTGACGGCCCGCCGGACGACTTCGCGCCGATCGAGGATGCCGACGGGCCCGGCATGCCCGGGCACGATCCGCTGCCGACCGGTCCGTACAAGTCCGAGGTGGAGCAGGGGAACGCCGAGCAGACCCTCATCCGGGTGCTCCTCACGCAGCCGATCTGGCAGGACCAGATCATCGAGGAGCTCGGGAAGATCGAGGCCGAGGAGATGCCCGAGGGCGAGGGAGACTCGGACGCGCTCGGCGAGGAGTCGCCGGGCGTGCTGCGCGACCCGATCTACCGGGCGATCTACGAGGCGGTGATGCAGCACGGCGCCGACGCGGCGCCCGAGACGATCGCCGAGGTGCTGACGCCGTACGCCGTGCGGGTGTACGAGGACCTGCGGGGCGAGAAGGAGGCGGTGGTCGACGCGAAGAAGAGCATCGCGGACGGGGTGCGGAAGCTGCGCGCGCGGTCCGTGGATGCGCGGATCCGGTCGCTCGAGTCGCTGCTGCGGATCGCGAGCGAGGCGGAGAAGGACCGGATCAACCTGGCCATCAAGCGCCTGACGGACGAGAAGCGGTCGCTCGGGGTGCAGAGCTGGGGGAGCATGCGGGGCCGGCGCTGA
- the recJ gene encoding single-stranded-DNA-specific exonuclease RecJ: MRHVRPAARWEGVPPAPEGIAERLAAALRPDGARPGQAAVPIAICRLLAARGVHDVETAKRFLRPALEQVESPEQLADLPRAADRLVAAIQRGEPILVHGDYDVDGICSTTLMTRALRALGGQAIPFIPDRLKDGYDLGAAGVAAARAAGAKVVLTCDCGTTAVAPARDLLASGIDLIVTDHHLPGAELPVTFALVNPRRADCPSLDKDLAAVGVAYKLALAVTRRLGGDEGVVHEMLDLVALATVADVAPLRGENRVFVRLGLKRMQETRNLGLRALIRAARLDAKPLTAGRIGFTLAPRLNALGRLRQALRGVELLMAETESAANAIARECEELNEARQAMDRGILDEAMRRIDAMDLDATWGIVLDSTDWHPGVIGIVASRVVERTARPAMMIAVQDGVGKGSGRSISAFDLHHALQQCSDLLVKHGGHRAAAGLTIVPARIPEFAARFNAVARATLTPEDLVPRLRTDLELPLDEADADFERALRHLEPFGVGNPGPVLVSRGVRVVGTPRKIGTDGLKVSLETSRGPLDGVAWGMAARAGELRAGERVDLAYRIDVNEYQGAKTLQAVVQDFRAPRPDGA; the protein is encoded by the coding sequence GTGAGGCACGTCCGGCCCGCGGCGCGCTGGGAAGGCGTCCCGCCCGCGCCGGAGGGGATCGCCGAACGTCTCGCCGCCGCCTTGCGGCCCGATGGCGCCCGACCGGGACAGGCGGCCGTGCCGATCGCGATCTGCCGGCTCCTCGCGGCGCGCGGCGTCCACGATGTCGAGACGGCGAAGCGGTTCCTCCGTCCCGCGCTGGAGCAGGTCGAGTCCCCTGAGCAGCTCGCCGACCTGCCGCGCGCCGCGGACCGATTGGTGGCGGCGATCCAGCGCGGCGAGCCCATCCTCGTCCACGGGGACTACGACGTCGACGGCATCTGCTCGACGACCCTGATGACGCGCGCCCTGCGCGCGCTCGGCGGTCAGGCGATCCCGTTCATCCCGGATCGGTTGAAGGACGGCTACGACCTCGGCGCGGCCGGCGTCGCCGCGGCGCGGGCCGCGGGAGCGAAGGTCGTGCTGACCTGCGACTGCGGCACCACCGCGGTCGCACCGGCGCGCGACCTGCTGGCGTCGGGCATCGACCTGATCGTGACCGATCATCACCTGCCGGGCGCCGAGCTCCCGGTGACCTTCGCGCTCGTGAATCCGCGGCGCGCCGACTGTCCGTCGCTCGACAAGGACCTCGCGGCCGTGGGCGTCGCGTACAAGCTGGCGCTGGCGGTGACGCGCCGACTGGGCGGCGACGAGGGGGTGGTGCACGAGATGCTCGACCTCGTCGCCCTCGCGACCGTCGCCGACGTGGCGCCGCTGCGCGGGGAGAACCGCGTGTTCGTGCGACTCGGGCTCAAGCGCATGCAGGAGACGCGGAACCTCGGGCTCCGCGCGCTCATCCGGGCGGCGCGGCTCGACGCGAAGCCGCTGACGGCGGGACGGATCGGCTTCACCCTCGCGCCGCGGCTCAATGCGCTCGGGCGCCTGCGCCAGGCGCTGCGCGGGGTGGAACTGCTGATGGCGGAGACCGAGTCCGCCGCGAACGCGATCGCGCGCGAGTGCGAGGAGCTGAACGAGGCGCGGCAGGCGATGGATCGCGGGATCCTCGACGAGGCGATGCGGCGGATCGACGCGATGGACCTCGACGCGACGTGGGGGATCGTCCTCGACTCCACGGACTGGCATCCCGGCGTGATCGGGATCGTGGCGTCGCGCGTGGTGGAGCGGACGGCGCGCCCGGCGATGATGATCGCGGTGCAGGACGGGGTGGGGAAGGGGAGCGGCCGGTCGATCTCGGCCTTCGACCTGCACCACGCGCTGCAGCAGTGCTCCGACCTGCTGGTGAAGCATGGCGGACACCGCGCGGCCGCGGGGCTCACGATCGTGCCGGCGCGCATCCCGGAGTTCGCGGCGCGGTTCAACGCGGTCGCCCGCGCGACGCTCACGCCCGAGGATCTCGTGCCGCGCCTGCGCACCGACCTCGAGCTGCCGCTCGACGAGGCCGACGCCGACTTCGAACGCGCGCTCCGGCACCTCGAGCCGTTCGGGGTGGGGAACCCGGGTCCGGTGCTGGTCTCGCGCGGCGTGCGGGTGGTGGGGACACCGCGGAAGATCGGGACCGATGGCCTCAAGGTCTCGCTCGAGACCTCGCGCGGTCCGCTCGACGGCGTGGCGTGGGGCATGGCGGCGCGGGCGGGCGAGCTGCGCGCGGGCGAGCGCGTGGACCTCGCGTACCGGATCGACGTGAACGAGTACCAGGGCGCGAAGACGCTCCAGGCGGTCGTGCAGGACTTCCGCGCGCCGCGCCCCGACGGGGCCTGA
- the rsmD gene encoding 16S rRNA (guanine(966)-N(2))-methyltransferase RsmD, with product MRIVAGEWRGRRIAVPKGNVRPTADRVREAWMSIVLPAIDGARVVDLCAGSGALGLEALSRGAARCDFVEQDPRVLTTLRQNIAALDAADRAVVHRGAALAQVEQAMPPGADAPWDVAFADPPYHKGSALALAERWLRAPFATIFGVEHEAGLVLPPAGPGQRQDRRQYGDTAITFYRMDS from the coding sequence CTGCGGATCGTCGCGGGCGAGTGGCGCGGGCGTCGGATCGCGGTGCCGAAGGGCAACGTGCGACCGACCGCGGACCGGGTGCGCGAAGCGTGGATGAGCATCGTCCTGCCGGCGATCGACGGGGCGCGCGTGGTGGACCTCTGCGCGGGGTCGGGTGCGCTCGGGCTCGAGGCGCTGTCGCGGGGCGCCGCCCGGTGCGACTTCGTCGAGCAGGATCCGCGCGTGCTCACGACCCTCCGCCAGAACATCGCGGCGCTCGACGCGGCCGACCGGGCGGTGGTGCACCGCGGGGCGGCACTGGCGCAGGTGGAGCAGGCGATGCCGCCGGGGGCCGACGCACCCTGGGATGTCGCCTTCGCCGACCCGCCGTACCACAAGGGATCCGCGCTCGCGCTCGCGGAGCGCTGGCTCCGGGCGCCCTTCGCGACGATCTTTGGGGTCGAACACGAGGCGGGCCTCGTGTTGCCGCCCGCCGGACCGGGGCAGCGGCAGGACCGCCGGCAGTACGGCGACACGGCGATCACCTTCTATCGCATGGACAGCTGA
- the coaD gene encoding pantetheine-phosphate adenylyltransferase gives MPKVALYAGSFDPITNGHADLIRRSLRFVDRLVVGVAVNISKQPLFSIEERIALIRAALDDDRRVEVRSFSGLVVDFAREAGAQIVLRGLRAVADFEYEYQMALMNRHLAPMLETMFMVPSLEVSYVSSSLVREVARFGGDIDALVHPAVARALREKYQSSSFTSNPGPSAT, from the coding sequence ATGCCCAAGGTGGCCCTGTACGCGGGGAGCTTCGACCCGATCACGAACGGGCACGCCGACCTCATCCGGCGCTCGCTGCGGTTCGTCGACCGGCTGGTGGTGGGGGTCGCGGTCAACATCTCCAAGCAGCCGCTCTTCTCCATCGAGGAGCGCATCGCGCTCATCCGCGCGGCGCTCGATGACGACCGGCGCGTGGAGGTGCGCAGCTTCAGCGGGCTCGTGGTCGATTTCGCGCGCGAGGCCGGCGCGCAGATCGTGCTGCGCGGCCTGCGCGCGGTGGCCGACTTCGAGTACGAGTACCAGATGGCCCTGATGAACCGGCATCTCGCCCCGATGCTCGAGACGATGTTCATGGTGCCGTCCCTGGAAGTGAGCTACGTGAGTTCCTCGCTCGTCCGCGAGGTCGCCCGCTTCGGCGGCGACATCGACGCGCTCGTCCATCCCGCGGTCGCGCGGGCGTTGCGCGAGAAGTACCAGTCGTCATCTTTCACGTCGAACCCCGGCCCGAGCGCCACATGA
- a CDS encoding STAS domain-containing protein has translation MSLQVTKSGDVVVIEIDGQLIVGNRQELKQKVLDEAEGGARKVLIDFAKAGYIDSSGLGVLVSLAKRLRELGGDLRLANLNDDLQTLFELTKLDSLFQISDTRERALESF, from the coding sequence ATGAGCCTGCAGGTCACGAAGTCCGGCGACGTCGTCGTCATCGAGATCGACGGTCAGCTGATCGTCGGCAATCGTCAGGAACTGAAGCAGAAGGTGCTCGACGAGGCGGAGGGCGGGGCCCGCAAGGTGCTCATCGACTTCGCCAAGGCGGGCTACATCGACAGCTCCGGGCTGGGCGTGCTCGTCTCGCTCGCCAAGCGGCTGCGCGAGCTCGGCGGCGACCTGCGCCTCGCGAACCTCAACGACGACCTGCAGACGCTGTTCGAGCTCACCAAGCTCGACTCGCTCTTCCAGATCAGCGACACGCGAGAGCGCGCCCTCGAGAGCTTCTAG
- a CDS encoding ATP-binding protein produces the protein MGSATALDLRFPSDVQQIEGIVAQVVRRCRECRFEGRQLSLNVPVALTEALSNAILRGNGEDAAKLVRVRAEVSEIRLVLEVEDEGNGFDLDACTSNPNLPENLEREDGRGLYLMRSLMDRVEAYRGDGNVVRLTLHRR, from the coding sequence ATGGGGTCGGCGACCGCGCTGGACCTCCGCTTCCCGAGCGACGTCCAGCAGATCGAGGGGATCGTGGCGCAGGTGGTGCGCCGCTGCCGTGAATGCCGGTTCGAGGGGCGCCAGCTCTCGCTGAACGTCCCGGTCGCGCTCACCGAGGCGCTGTCCAACGCGATCCTCCGCGGCAACGGCGAGGACGCGGCGAAGCTCGTGCGCGTCCGCGCCGAGGTGAGCGAGATCCGCCTGGTCCTCGAGGTGGAGGACGAGGGGAACGGGTTCGACCTCGACGCGTGCACGAGCAACCCGAACCTCCCCGAGAACCTGGAGCGCGAGGACGGGCGCGGGCTCTACCTCATGCGGTCGCTCATGGACCGCGTCGAGGCGTACCGCGGCGACGGCAACGTCGTGCGGCTCACGCTGCATCGGCGCTGA
- a CDS encoding SpoIIE family protein phosphatase, whose product MSDLARVLEAFSEAYGCGAVLWTRASAEAPLEVAATSGGDVTPPALDFLSHDEVIRSRETALGRQLVARIPGRTRAWLGVGPVADDDAEPTRWMKVLVPALSQMLQSQWESSRAADELAERYEEINLLYSISEILGRTVTLEDAARTILLEVAETVGAEYGALLVHDAGPGLLRPVVSLRVKGAGAAPPIPTDDPISPTARVFRTRAALLVNSGVLESEYEAPFREGAMLTVPIVWTTPDGGIPLGVVCLSGRRGGAAFSAGDEKLVAAVGSQIGTAIQNARLVRASIDQERLASEMRLAHDLQLRLLPPGHAVAPDAICAARVEAADGVGGDFYHLFRLGNGRVGVLIGDVSSHGYRAALIMALVMSAAAIHAQTTADPAETVQALLATVEEELHETEMFLSLCYVVIDREKGTIRWTNTGHPHAFVIGADGEAVRLEATDPPLGLGPEGLHGAQRAWQASDLLVMFTDGVSDARDARGTGLGEPRVLDVLRARRREVPSRIIDGVFALVEGHMGRMRPHDDQAVVVLRTA is encoded by the coding sequence GTGAGCGACCTGGCGCGCGTCCTCGAGGCCTTCAGCGAGGCGTACGGCTGCGGGGCCGTCCTCTGGACGCGCGCGTCGGCGGAGGCACCGCTCGAGGTCGCGGCGACGTCGGGCGGGGACGTGACGCCCCCCGCGCTCGACTTCCTCTCGCATGACGAGGTCATCCGCTCGCGCGAGACGGCGCTGGGTCGCCAGCTCGTCGCGCGGATCCCCGGCCGCACCCGCGCCTGGCTTGGGGTCGGACCGGTCGCCGACGACGACGCCGAGCCGACGCGCTGGATGAAGGTGCTCGTCCCCGCACTCTCCCAGATGCTCCAGAGCCAGTGGGAATCGAGCCGCGCCGCCGACGAGCTCGCGGAGCGCTACGAGGAGATCAATCTCCTCTATTCGATCAGCGAGATCCTCGGGCGCACGGTGACGCTCGAGGACGCCGCGCGCACGATCCTCCTGGAAGTGGCGGAGACGGTGGGCGCCGAGTACGGCGCCCTGCTGGTCCACGATGCGGGTCCGGGGTTGCTGCGCCCCGTCGTCTCGCTCCGCGTGAAGGGCGCCGGCGCGGCGCCGCCGATCCCCACCGACGACCCGATCAGTCCCACGGCGCGCGTCTTCCGCACACGGGCGGCGCTGCTCGTGAACTCCGGCGTGCTCGAGAGCGAGTACGAGGCGCCGTTCCGCGAGGGAGCGATGCTCACCGTGCCCATCGTGTGGACGACGCCCGACGGGGGGATCCCGCTCGGGGTGGTCTGCCTCTCGGGGCGCCGGGGCGGGGCCGCCTTCAGTGCGGGGGACGAGAAGCTGGTCGCGGCGGTCGGATCGCAGATCGGGACGGCGATCCAGAACGCGCGGCTCGTCCGCGCGTCCATCGACCAGGAACGGCTCGCGTCGGAGATGCGGCTGGCGCACGACCTCCAGTTGCGCCTCCTGCCGCCGGGGCACGCGGTCGCGCCCGACGCGATCTGCGCGGCGCGCGTCGAAGCGGCCGACGGCGTCGGCGGCGACTTCTACCATCTGTTCCGCCTCGGCAATGGCCGCGTCGGCGTGCTCATCGGCGATGTGTCCAGCCACGGCTACCGGGCCGCGCTGATCATGGCGCTCGTCATGAGTGCGGCCGCGATCCATGCGCAGACGACCGCGGATCCGGCCGAGACCGTGCAGGCGCTGCTCGCGACGGTCGAGGAGGAGCTGCACGAGACCGAGATGTTCCTCAGCCTCTGCTATGTCGTGATCGACCGCGAGAAGGGCACGATCCGGTGGACGAACACCGGGCATCCGCATGCGTTCGTGATCGGTGCCGACGGCGAGGCGGTGCGCCTCGAGGCGACCGATCCGCCGCTCGGGCTCGGGCCGGAAGGGCTCCATGGGGCGCAGCGGGCGTGGCAGGCGAGCGACCTGCTCGTGATGTTCACCGATGGCGTGAGCGACGCGCGCGACGCGCGAGGGACGGGCCTCGGCGAGCCGCGCGTGCTCGACGTGCTGCGCGCGCGGCGCCGCGAGGTCCCGTCGCGGATCATCGATGGCGTCTTCGCGCTCGTCGAAGGGCACATGGGCCGCATGCGCCCGCATGACGACCAGGCGGTCGTCGTCCTGCGCACTGCCTGA
- the rsmA gene encoding ribosomal RNA small subunit methyltransferase A → MSLPRAKKRLGQHFLSDPRLLARIADAVGATRDDTVIEIGPGRGALTSALLERAGRVIAIELDRDLAPLLRERWGAEPRFALVEGDVLAQDLGALAGGAYLLAGNVPYNITTPILFHAMRRPRPARAVYLVQREVADRIVAPPGHDDYGALSVNVQALARAELLFGVPARAFSPPPKVESAVVRITPRTDPVVTEAEEEPYRLLVQGAFGLRRKQLRRVLRTLWSLDADAADRVLAAARLDGDLRPEVLSADDFARLLRAR, encoded by the coding sequence GTGTCGCTCCCGCGCGCCAAGAAGCGCCTCGGCCAGCACTTCCTCTCCGATCCGCGACTGCTGGCGCGCATCGCCGACGCCGTCGGCGCGACGCGCGATGATACCGTGATCGAGATCGGTCCCGGGCGGGGCGCGCTCACCTCGGCCTTGCTGGAGCGCGCCGGCCGGGTGATCGCCATCGAGCTCGATCGCGATCTCGCCCCGCTGTTGCGTGAGCGCTGGGGCGCGGAGCCGCGGTTCGCCCTCGTGGAGGGGGACGTGCTCGCCCAGGACCTCGGCGCCCTGGCCGGTGGCGCGTATCTGCTCGCCGGGAACGTGCCCTACAACATCACGACGCCCATCCTGTTCCACGCGATGCGGCGTCCGCGACCGGCGCGCGCGGTGTACCTGGTGCAGCGCGAGGTGGCGGATCGCATCGTCGCACCGCCGGGCCACGACGACTACGGTGCGCTCTCCGTGAACGTGCAGGCGCTCGCGCGGGCGGAGCTGCTCTTCGGCGTGCCCGCGCGGGCGTTCTCTCCGCCGCCCAAGGTGGAGTCCGCCGTGGTGCGGATCACGCCGCGGACCGATCCCGTGGTCACGGAGGCCGAGGAGGAGCCGTATCGGCTCCTCGTGCAGGGCGCGTTCGGTCTCCGGCGGAAGCAGCTGCGGCGCGTACTGCGCACGCTCTGGTCGCTCGACGCCGACGCCGCGGACCGTGTGCTGGCGGCGGCGCGGCTCGACGGGGATCTGCGTCCCGAGGTGCTCTCGGCGGACGACTTCGCTCGCCTGTTGCGGGCGCGCTGA